A window from Sus scrofa isolate TJ Tabasco breed Duroc chromosome 2, Sscrofa11.1, whole genome shotgun sequence encodes these proteins:
- the B4GALNT4 gene encoding N-acetyl-beta-glucosaminyl-glycoprotein 4-beta-N-acetylgalactosaminyltransferase 1 isoform X1, translated as MPWFPVKKIRKQIKLLLLLVLLTCAAWLTYVHLSLVRQGRALRQRLGYGRDGEKLSSVTDGRGVRAALSTQRAEDSSESREEEQVPEGRAPDMLFPGGAGRPLSLNLTHQAPPWREEYKGQVNLHVFEDWCGGAVGHLRRNLHFPLFPHTRTTVKKLAVSPKWKNYGLRIFGFIHPARDGDVQFSVASDDNSEFWLSPNESPAGAQLVAFVGKTGSEWTAPGEFTKFSSQVSKPRRLMASRRYYFELLHKQDDHGSDHVEVGWRAFLPGLKFEVIGSAHISLYTDESALKMDHVAHVPQSPASHVGLGLRQEEPRADMLRPDPRDTFFLTPRVEPSSLENVLEPCAYAPTYVVKDFPIARYQGLQFVYLSFVYPNDHTRLTHMESDNKCFYRESPLYLERFGFYKYMKMDREEGEEDEEEEVQRRAFLFLNPADLLDDDEDGEPPDGLEPTRASAHWASQAPSTLRFPAAAPTQAPATPGPPTPPRRSRALNWAAHPLPLFLGRAPPPRAAAERPPPRVYVTRVRPRLRAPPRALAPLSPRGPPWPPFPGVFLRPRPLPRVQLRAPPRPPRARGRRTRPQATELRPLARAPATQGSQEGQARAPGLTAPTADSNSSSEAQPVTSFLSLSQVSRPQLPGEGEEEEEEEEGDDDEEGAPGDEAASEDSEEAAGPSRGRWREDAIDWQRTFSVGNVDFELLRSDWNDLRCNVSGNLQLPEAEAVDVVAQYMERLNARHGGRYALLRIVNVEKRRDSARGSRFLLELELQERGGRRLRLSEYVFLRLPGARAGDADGDGESPEPAPAASLRPDGRPELCRPLRLAWRQDVMVHFIVPVKNQARWVVQFLADMAALQVRTGDSRFSVILVDFESEDMDVEQALRAARLPRYQYLRRTGNFERSAGLQAGVDAVEDASSIIFLCDLHIHFPANILDGIRKHCVEGKLAFAPVVMRLGCGSSPGDPHGYWEVNGFGLFGIYKSDFDRIGGMNTEEFRDQWGGEDWELLDRVLQAGLEVERLRLRNFYHHFHSKRGMWGTRSRKTPGKEVP; from the exons ATGCCGTGGTTCCCGGTGAAGAAGATCCGCAAACAGATcaagctgctgcttctgctggtgCTGCTCACCTGCGCCGCGTGGCTCACGTACGTGCACCTGAGCCTGGTGCGCCAGGGCCGCGCGCTGCGCCAGCGGCTGGGCTACGGGCGAG ACGGCGAGAAGCTGAGCAGTGTGACAGACGGCCGGGGTGTCCGTGCTGCGCTGTCCACGCAGAGGGCAGAGGACTCCAGCGAGAGCCGTGAGGAGGAGCAGGTG CCCGAGGGTCGGGCCCCAGACATGCTGTTTCCTGGGGGCGCTGGAAGGCCACTGTCACTCAACCTCACCCATCAGGCGCCCCCgtggagggaggag TACAAGGGGCAGGTGAACCTGCACGTGTTTGAGGACTGGTGTGGGGGCGCCGTGGGCCACCTGAGGAGGAACCTGCACTTTCCACTCTTCCCGCAC ACTCGCACCACCGTGAAGAAGCTGGCTGTGTCCCCCAAGTGGAAGAACTATGGCCTCCGGATTTTCGGCTTCATCCACCCGGCGAGAGATG GAGATGTCCAGTTCTCCGTGGCTTCGGATGACAACTCTGAGTTCTGGCTCAGCCCAAACGAGAGCCCAGCGGGTGCCCAGCTGGTGGCCTTTGTGGGCAAG ACTGGCTCGGAGTGGACAGCGCCTGGAGAATTCACCAAGTTCAGCTCCCAGGTGTCCAAGCCCAGGCG GCTCATGGCCTCCCGGAGGTACTACTTTGAGCTGCTGCACAAGCAGGACGACCACGGCTCGGACCATGTGGAAGTGGGC TGGCGAGCCTTCCTGCCCGGCCTGAAGTTCGAGGTCATAGGCTCTGCTCATATCTCCCTATACACAG ATGAGTCAGCTCTGAAGATGGACCACGTGGCCCATGTCCCCCAATCTCCAGCCAGCCACGTGGGACTGGGCCTGCGGCAGGAGGAGCCCAGAGCCGACATGCTGCGGCCTGACCCCCGAGACACCTTCTTCCTCA CGCCTCGGGTGGAACCCTCGAGTCTGGAGAATGTGCTGGAGCCCTGCGCCTACGCCCCCACCTACGTCGTCAAGGACTTTCCCATTGCAAGATACCAAGGACTGCAGTTC gtGTACCTGTCCTTCGTGTATCCCAATGACCACACGCGCCTGACTCACATGGAAAGCGATAACAAGTGCTTCTACCGCGAGTCGCCACTGTATCTGGAAAG gtttGGCTTCTACAAATACATGAAGATGGaccgggaggagggggaggaagacgaggaggaggaggtgcaGCGCCGAGCCTTCCTCTTCCTCAACCCTGCCG ACCTCCTGGACGACGACGAAGACGGAGAGCCGCCTGATGGGCTGGAGCCCACCCGGGCGTCCGCACACTGGGCGTCCCAGGCGCCCAGCACCCTTCGGTTCCCCGCCgctgcccccacccaggccccagcCACGCCCGGCCCGCCAACGCCCCCCAGGCGCTCTCGGGCGCTGAACTGGGCTGCAcacccccttcccctcttcttGGGCCGCGCCCCACCACCCCGTGCTGCAGCCGAGCGGCCGCCCCCAAGGGTGTATGTGACGCGGGTACGGCCGCGACTGCGGGCGCCCCCGCGGGCCCTGGCACCGCTGAGCCCGCGCGGCCCCCCCTGGCCGCCCTTCCCTGGTGTCTTTCTGCGGCCCAGACCTCTGCCCAGGGTGCAGCTGCGCGCGCCCCCACGCCCGCCCCGGGCCCGCGGGCGCAGGACCCGTCCCCAGGCCACAGAGCTGAGGCCTCTGGCCCGGGCACCGGCCACCCAGGGGAGCCAGGAGGGACAGGCACGTGCACCCGGACTCACGGCCCCCACCGCGGACTCAAACTCTTCGTCCGAAGCGCAGCCCGTGACCTCCTTCCTGAGCTTGTCCCAGGtgtccaggccacagctgccgggggagggcgaggaggaggaggaagaggaggaaggggacgATGACGAGGAAGGGGCGCCGGGTGATGAGGCCGCGTCAGAGGACAGCGAGGAGGCAGCTGGCCCGTCGCGCGGCCGCTGGCGCGAGGACGCCATCGACTGGCAGCGCACGTTCAGCGTGGGCAACGTGGACTTCGAGCTGCTGCGCTCCGACTGGAACGACCTGCGCTGCAACGTGTCGGGGAACCTGCAGCTGCCAGAGGCCGAGGCCGTGGACGTGGTGGCCCAGTACATGGAGCGCCTCAACGCGCGCCACGGCGG GCGCTACGCCCTTCTGCGCATCGTGAACGTGGAAAAGCGCCGAGACTCCGCGCGCGGAAGCCGTTTcctgctggagctggagctgcaggagcGCGGCGGTCGCCGCCTGCGCCTCTCTGAGTACGTCTTCCTGCGACTGCCTGGAGCCCGTGCCGGAGACGCGGATGGAGACGGAGAGAGTCCGGAGCCAGCTCCCGCCGCCTCCCTGCGCCCCGACGGGCGCCCTGAGCTGTGCCGCCCGCTGCGCCTGGCCTGGCGCCAGGATGTGATGGTACACTTCATCGTGCCAG TGAAGAACCAGGCGCGCTGGGTGGTACAGTTCCTGGCAGACATGGCCGCGCTGCAGGTCCGCACAGGAGACTCTCGCTTCAGCGTCATCCTGGTGGACTTTGAGAGCGAGGACATGGATGTGGAGCAGGCCCTGCGTGCAGCGCGGCTGCCCAG gtacCAGTACCTCAGGCGAACGGGAAACTTCGAGCGCTCTGCAGGGTTGCAAGCTGGAGTGGACGCGGTGGAG GATGCCAGCAGCATCATTTTCCTCTGCGACCTGCACATCCACTTCCCTGCCAATATCCTGGATGGCATCCGCAAGCACTGTGTGGAGGGCAAGCTGGCCTTTGCGCCTGTGGTCATGCGCCTGGGCTGCGGGAGCTCGCCAGGGGACCCCCACG GCTACTGGGAGGTGAACGGCTTTGGCCTCTTCGGGATCTACAAGTCGGACTTCGACCGCATCGGAGGCATGAACACAGAGGAGTTCCGAGACCAGTGGGGAGGCGAGGACTGGGAGCTCCTGGAcag GGTCctgcaggcagggctggaggTGGAGCGGCTCCGACTGCGGAACTTCTACCACCACTTCCACTCCAAGCGGGGGATGTGGGGCACGCGCAGCCGGAAGACCCCCGGCAAGGAGGTGCCTTGA
- the B4GALNT4 gene encoding N-acetyl-beta-glucosaminyl-glycoprotein 4-beta-N-acetylgalactosaminyltransferase 1 isoform X2, with amino-acid sequence MLFPGGAGRPLSLNLTHQAPPWREEYKGQVNLHVFEDWCGGAVGHLRRNLHFPLFPHTRTTVKKLAVSPKWKNYGLRIFGFIHPARDGDVQFSVASDDNSEFWLSPNESPAGAQLVAFVGKTGSEWTAPGEFTKFSSQVSKPRRLMASRRYYFELLHKQDDHGSDHVEVGWRAFLPGLKFEVIGSAHISLYTDESALKMDHVAHVPQSPASHVGLGLRQEEPRADMLRPDPRDTFFLTPRVEPSSLENVLEPCAYAPTYVVKDFPIARYQGLQFVYLSFVYPNDHTRLTHMESDNKCFYRESPLYLERFGFYKYMKMDREEGEEDEEEEVQRRAFLFLNPADLLDDDEDGEPPDGLEPTRASAHWASQAPSTLRFPAAAPTQAPATPGPPTPPRRSRALNWAAHPLPLFLGRAPPPRAAAERPPPRVYVTRVRPRLRAPPRALAPLSPRGPPWPPFPGVFLRPRPLPRVQLRAPPRPPRARGRRTRPQATELRPLARAPATQGSQEGQARAPGLTAPTADSNSSSEAQPVTSFLSLSQVSRPQLPGEGEEEEEEEEGDDDEEGAPGDEAASEDSEEAAGPSRGRWREDAIDWQRTFSVGNVDFELLRSDWNDLRCNVSGNLQLPEAEAVDVVAQYMERLNARHGGRYALLRIVNVEKRRDSARGSRFLLELELQERGGRRLRLSEYVFLRLPGARAGDADGDGESPEPAPAASLRPDGRPELCRPLRLAWRQDVMVHFIVPVKNQARWVVQFLADMAALQVRTGDSRFSVILVDFESEDMDVEQALRAARLPRYQYLRRTGNFERSAGLQAGVDAVEDASSIIFLCDLHIHFPANILDGIRKHCVEGKLAFAPVVMRLGCGSSPGDPHGYWEVNGFGLFGIYKSDFDRIGGMNTEEFRDQWGGEDWELLDRVLQAGLEVERLRLRNFYHHFHSKRGMWGTRSRKTPGKEVP; translated from the exons ATGCTGTTTCCTGGGGGCGCTGGAAGGCCACTGTCACTCAACCTCACCCATCAGGCGCCCCCgtggagggaggag TACAAGGGGCAGGTGAACCTGCACGTGTTTGAGGACTGGTGTGGGGGCGCCGTGGGCCACCTGAGGAGGAACCTGCACTTTCCACTCTTCCCGCAC ACTCGCACCACCGTGAAGAAGCTGGCTGTGTCCCCCAAGTGGAAGAACTATGGCCTCCGGATTTTCGGCTTCATCCACCCGGCGAGAGATG GAGATGTCCAGTTCTCCGTGGCTTCGGATGACAACTCTGAGTTCTGGCTCAGCCCAAACGAGAGCCCAGCGGGTGCCCAGCTGGTGGCCTTTGTGGGCAAG ACTGGCTCGGAGTGGACAGCGCCTGGAGAATTCACCAAGTTCAGCTCCCAGGTGTCCAAGCCCAGGCG GCTCATGGCCTCCCGGAGGTACTACTTTGAGCTGCTGCACAAGCAGGACGACCACGGCTCGGACCATGTGGAAGTGGGC TGGCGAGCCTTCCTGCCCGGCCTGAAGTTCGAGGTCATAGGCTCTGCTCATATCTCCCTATACACAG ATGAGTCAGCTCTGAAGATGGACCACGTGGCCCATGTCCCCCAATCTCCAGCCAGCCACGTGGGACTGGGCCTGCGGCAGGAGGAGCCCAGAGCCGACATGCTGCGGCCTGACCCCCGAGACACCTTCTTCCTCA CGCCTCGGGTGGAACCCTCGAGTCTGGAGAATGTGCTGGAGCCCTGCGCCTACGCCCCCACCTACGTCGTCAAGGACTTTCCCATTGCAAGATACCAAGGACTGCAGTTC gtGTACCTGTCCTTCGTGTATCCCAATGACCACACGCGCCTGACTCACATGGAAAGCGATAACAAGTGCTTCTACCGCGAGTCGCCACTGTATCTGGAAAG gtttGGCTTCTACAAATACATGAAGATGGaccgggaggagggggaggaagacgaggaggaggaggtgcaGCGCCGAGCCTTCCTCTTCCTCAACCCTGCCG ACCTCCTGGACGACGACGAAGACGGAGAGCCGCCTGATGGGCTGGAGCCCACCCGGGCGTCCGCACACTGGGCGTCCCAGGCGCCCAGCACCCTTCGGTTCCCCGCCgctgcccccacccaggccccagcCACGCCCGGCCCGCCAACGCCCCCCAGGCGCTCTCGGGCGCTGAACTGGGCTGCAcacccccttcccctcttcttGGGCCGCGCCCCACCACCCCGTGCTGCAGCCGAGCGGCCGCCCCCAAGGGTGTATGTGACGCGGGTACGGCCGCGACTGCGGGCGCCCCCGCGGGCCCTGGCACCGCTGAGCCCGCGCGGCCCCCCCTGGCCGCCCTTCCCTGGTGTCTTTCTGCGGCCCAGACCTCTGCCCAGGGTGCAGCTGCGCGCGCCCCCACGCCCGCCCCGGGCCCGCGGGCGCAGGACCCGTCCCCAGGCCACAGAGCTGAGGCCTCTGGCCCGGGCACCGGCCACCCAGGGGAGCCAGGAGGGACAGGCACGTGCACCCGGACTCACGGCCCCCACCGCGGACTCAAACTCTTCGTCCGAAGCGCAGCCCGTGACCTCCTTCCTGAGCTTGTCCCAGGtgtccaggccacagctgccgggggagggcgaggaggaggaggaagaggaggaaggggacgATGACGAGGAAGGGGCGCCGGGTGATGAGGCCGCGTCAGAGGACAGCGAGGAGGCAGCTGGCCCGTCGCGCGGCCGCTGGCGCGAGGACGCCATCGACTGGCAGCGCACGTTCAGCGTGGGCAACGTGGACTTCGAGCTGCTGCGCTCCGACTGGAACGACCTGCGCTGCAACGTGTCGGGGAACCTGCAGCTGCCAGAGGCCGAGGCCGTGGACGTGGTGGCCCAGTACATGGAGCGCCTCAACGCGCGCCACGGCGG GCGCTACGCCCTTCTGCGCATCGTGAACGTGGAAAAGCGCCGAGACTCCGCGCGCGGAAGCCGTTTcctgctggagctggagctgcaggagcGCGGCGGTCGCCGCCTGCGCCTCTCTGAGTACGTCTTCCTGCGACTGCCTGGAGCCCGTGCCGGAGACGCGGATGGAGACGGAGAGAGTCCGGAGCCAGCTCCCGCCGCCTCCCTGCGCCCCGACGGGCGCCCTGAGCTGTGCCGCCCGCTGCGCCTGGCCTGGCGCCAGGATGTGATGGTACACTTCATCGTGCCAG TGAAGAACCAGGCGCGCTGGGTGGTACAGTTCCTGGCAGACATGGCCGCGCTGCAGGTCCGCACAGGAGACTCTCGCTTCAGCGTCATCCTGGTGGACTTTGAGAGCGAGGACATGGATGTGGAGCAGGCCCTGCGTGCAGCGCGGCTGCCCAG gtacCAGTACCTCAGGCGAACGGGAAACTTCGAGCGCTCTGCAGGGTTGCAAGCTGGAGTGGACGCGGTGGAG GATGCCAGCAGCATCATTTTCCTCTGCGACCTGCACATCCACTTCCCTGCCAATATCCTGGATGGCATCCGCAAGCACTGTGTGGAGGGCAAGCTGGCCTTTGCGCCTGTGGTCATGCGCCTGGGCTGCGGGAGCTCGCCAGGGGACCCCCACG GCTACTGGGAGGTGAACGGCTTTGGCCTCTTCGGGATCTACAAGTCGGACTTCGACCGCATCGGAGGCATGAACACAGAGGAGTTCCGAGACCAGTGGGGAGGCGAGGACTGGGAGCTCCTGGAcag GGTCctgcaggcagggctggaggTGGAGCGGCTCCGACTGCGGAACTTCTACCACCACTTCCACTCCAAGCGGGGGATGTGGGGCACGCGCAGCCGGAAGACCCCCGGCAAGGAGGTGCCTTGA